In one Pseudomonas tensinigenes genomic region, the following are encoded:
- a CDS encoding gamma-glutamyl-gamma-aminobutyrate hydrolase family protein, with product MAFKPLIGVTACVKQIGLHPYHISGDKYVRAVSVGANGLPVVIPSLGNLTEIEDLLGQLDGLLLTGSPSNVEPFHYQGPASAPGTDHDPARDATTLPLLRAAIAAGVPVLGICRGFQEMNVAFGGSLHQKVHELPGMLDHREADSPDVAVQYAPAHAVTVLAGGVFEALELPSEFQVNSIHSQGIDRLAPGLRAEAVAPDGLIEAVSVEHSPTFALGVQWHPEWQVLDNPNYLKIFQAFGAACRQRAAQRNKR from the coding sequence ATGGCATTCAAGCCATTGATCGGCGTTACTGCGTGCGTCAAACAGATTGGCCTGCACCCCTATCACATCAGCGGCGACAAGTACGTACGTGCTGTCAGCGTTGGCGCTAACGGGCTGCCAGTGGTCATTCCTTCCCTTGGCAACCTGACTGAAATCGAAGACCTGCTCGGTCAACTCGACGGTCTGCTGCTGACCGGTTCGCCCTCGAATGTGGAACCTTTCCACTATCAAGGCCCGGCCAGCGCTCCCGGCACGGATCACGATCCGGCGCGGGATGCCACCACCCTTCCTTTATTGCGCGCAGCCATCGCGGCGGGCGTTCCGGTACTCGGCATTTGCCGGGGCTTCCAGGAAATGAACGTGGCGTTCGGCGGCAGCCTGCATCAGAAGGTGCATGAGCTGCCGGGCATGCTCGATCACCGTGAAGCCGACAGCCCGGACGTGGCCGTGCAGTACGCACCGGCGCATGCGGTGACCGTGCTCGCCGGCGGCGTGTTCGAGGCGCTGGAACTGCCGAGCGAGTTTCAGGTGAACTCGATTCACAGCCAGGGCATCGATCGCCTCGCCCCCGGCCTGCGTGCCGAAGCGGTGGCGCCGGACGGTTTGATCGAGGCGGTCTCGGTCGAGCACAGCCCGACCTTCGCCCTCGGCGTGCAATGGCACCCGGAATGGCAAGTGCTCGACAACCCGAACTACCTGAAGATTTTCCAGGCATTCGGCGCGGCTTGCCGGCAACGGGCGGCGCAGCGCAACAAACGCTGA
- a CDS encoding glutamine synthetase family protein has product MSVPLRTVQLNEANAFLKKYPEVLYVDLLIADMNGVVRGKRIERTSLHKVYEKGINLPASLFALDINGSTVESTGLGLDIGDADRICYPIPGTLSIEPWQKRPTAQLLMTMHEIEGQPFFADPREVLANVVRKFDDLGLTICAAFELEFYLIDQDNVNGRPQSPRSPVSGKRPVSTQVYLIDDLDEYVDCLQDILEGAKEQGIPADAIVKESAPAQFEVNLHHVSDPIKACDYAVLLKRLVKNIAYDHEMDTTFMAKPYPGQAGNGLHVHISILDKEGNNIFASEDPEQNAALRHAIGGVLETLPAQMAFLCPNVNSYRRFGAQFYVPNSPSWGIDNRTVAVRVPTGSADAVRIEHRVAGADANPYLLMASVLAGIHHGLTNQIEPGAPVEGNSYEQNEQSLPNNLRDALRELDDSEVMARYIDPMYIDVFVACKESELAEFENSISDLEYNWYLHTV; this is encoded by the coding sequence ATGTCGGTCCCTCTGCGTACCGTTCAACTCAACGAAGCAAACGCATTCCTTAAGAAATATCCTGAGGTTTTGTACGTCGACCTTCTGATTGCGGATATGAACGGTGTGGTGCGCGGCAAGCGCATCGAACGCACCAGTCTTCATAAGGTTTACGAGAAAGGCATCAACCTGCCGGCCTCGCTTTTCGCCCTCGACATCAATGGCTCCACGGTGGAAAGCACCGGCCTGGGTCTGGACATCGGCGACGCTGACCGCATCTGCTACCCGATCCCCGGCACCCTGAGCATCGAGCCGTGGCAGAAACGCCCAACTGCACAACTCTTAATGACCATGCACGAGATCGAAGGCCAGCCGTTCTTCGCTGACCCGCGTGAAGTGCTGGCCAACGTCGTGCGCAAATTCGATGACCTCGGTCTGACTATCTGCGCGGCATTCGAACTCGAGTTCTATCTGATCGACCAGGACAACGTGAATGGCCGTCCGCAATCGCCACGTTCGCCGGTGTCCGGCAAGCGTCCGGTGTCGACTCAGGTTTACCTGATCGACGATCTCGACGAATACGTCGATTGCCTGCAAGACATCCTCGAAGGCGCGAAAGAGCAGGGCATCCCGGCTGACGCGATCGTCAAGGAAAGCGCCCCGGCGCAGTTCGAAGTCAACCTGCATCACGTCTCCGACCCGATCAAGGCGTGCGACTACGCCGTCCTGCTCAAGCGTCTGGTGAAGAACATCGCCTACGACCACGAGATGGACACCACCTTCATGGCCAAGCCGTATCCGGGTCAGGCGGGCAACGGTCTGCACGTGCACATTTCGATCCTGGACAAAGAAGGCAACAACATCTTCGCCAGCGAGGATCCCGAGCAGAACGCCGCACTGCGTCACGCGATCGGCGGTGTGCTGGAGACCCTGCCTGCGCAAATGGCGTTCCTCTGCCCGAACGTCAACTCGTACCGCCGCTTTGGCGCGCAGTTCTACGTACCGAACTCGCCGAGCTGGGGCATCGACAACCGCACCGTTGCGGTCCGGGTGCCAACCGGTTCGGCCGATGCTGTGCGTATCGAGCACCGTGTTGCTGGCGCTGACGCCAACCCGTACCTGCTGATGGCTTCGGTACTGGCCGGTATTCACCACGGTCTGACCAACCAGATCGAACCGGGCGCGCCGGTGGAAGGCAACAGCTACGAGCAGAACGAACAGAGCCTGCCGAACAACCTGCGCGATGCACTGCGCGAGCTGGACGACAGCGAAGTCATGGCCCGCTACATCGACCCGATGTACATCGACGTGTTTGTCGCGTGCAAGGAAAGCGAGCTGGCCGAGTTCGAGAACTCGATTTCTGACCTTGAGTACAACTGGTATCTGCATACGGTCTGA
- a CDS encoding ABC transporter permease subunit — protein sequence MKRFGFSKFMLIFGLVFIYLPMLILVIYSFNASKLVTVWGGWSVKWYVGLLDNTQLMGSVVRSLEIACYTAIAAVALGTLAAFVLTRVTRFKGRTLFGGLVTAPLVMPEVITGLSLLLLFVAMAQLIGWPQERGIVTIWIAHTTFCAAYVAVVVSARLRELDLSIEEAAMDLGAKPFKVFFLITIPMIAPSLAAGGMMSFALSLDDLVLASFVSGPGSTTLPMEVFSAVRLGVKPEINAVASLILLAVSLVTFLVWYFGRKAEANRKRAIQEAMDQTANESWQPQQSATA from the coding sequence ATGAAACGCTTCGGTTTTTCCAAATTCATGCTGATCTTCGGTCTGGTGTTCATTTATCTGCCGATGCTGATTCTGGTGATCTACTCGTTCAACGCCTCGAAACTGGTGACGGTGTGGGGCGGCTGGTCGGTGAAGTGGTATGTCGGTTTGCTCGACAATACGCAACTGATGGGCTCGGTGGTGCGCTCGCTGGAAATCGCCTGCTACACCGCGATTGCTGCCGTGGCGCTGGGCACCCTCGCCGCTTTCGTGCTGACCCGCGTCACGCGCTTCAAGGGTCGCACGCTGTTCGGTGGTCTGGTCACCGCGCCGTTGGTGATGCCTGAAGTGATCACCGGTCTGTCGCTGTTGCTGCTGTTCGTGGCCATGGCGCAGTTGATCGGCTGGCCGCAGGAGCGTGGCATCGTCACGATCTGGATCGCCCACACCACGTTTTGTGCCGCTTATGTCGCGGTGGTAGTCTCCGCGCGCTTGCGGGAACTGGATCTGTCGATCGAAGAAGCGGCGATGGATCTCGGCGCGAAGCCGTTCAAGGTGTTTTTCCTGATCACCATTCCGATGATCGCGCCATCGCTGGCGGCGGGCGGGATGATGTCGTTTGCCTTGTCGCTGGATGACCTGGTCTTGGCCAGCTTCGTCTCCGGGCCGGGTTCGACGACCCTGCCGATGGAAGTGTTCTCGGCGGTGCGTCTGGGCGTGAAGCCTGAGATCAACGCCGTGGCCAGCCTGATTCTGCTGGCGGTGTCGCTGGTGACCTTCCTGGTCTGGTACTTCGGCCGCAAAGCAGAAGCCAACCGCAAACGAGCGATTCAGGAAGCGATGGATCAGACCGCGAACGAGTCGTGGCAACCACAGCAATCCGCCACCGCTTGA
- a CDS encoding DUF1428 domain-containing protein: MAYIDIFVAPVPTANLDQYKKHCEIAAKLFKEYGAQDVVQCWGDDVPEGKVTSFPMAVKLKEGETVSSGWLIWPDKATRDAGMAKMMEDPRMQPDVNPMGFDGQRMIFGGFKNILEP, encoded by the coding sequence ATGGCTTACATCGATATTTTTGTAGCGCCGGTGCCGACTGCCAACCTTGATCAGTACAAAAAGCACTGTGAAATCGCGGCGAAACTGTTCAAGGAATACGGCGCACAGGACGTGGTTCAGTGCTGGGGCGATGACGTGCCGGAGGGCAAGGTCACGTCATTCCCTATGGCGGTCAAACTCAAGGAAGGCGAGACGGTGTCGTCCGGCTGGCTGATCTGGCCGGACAAAGCCACCCGTGATGCCGGCATGGCAAAAATGATGGAAGACCCGCGCATGCAACCGGACGTCAACCCGATGGGGTTCGATGGCCAACGCATGATCTTTGGTGGTTTTAAAAATATCCTCGAACCTTGA
- a CDS encoding ABC transporter permease subunit codes for MPSGRKLVIGIPFIWLFLFFMLPFFLVMKISFSEAALSIPPYSEIYTYAEQKFQLLLNIGNYTMLGEDELYLSAYLGSLKVAALSTMMCLLIGFPMAYAITKTGKETQNVLLLLIMMPTWTAILIRVYAWMGILSNNGLLNAFLMWTGLTDHPIEILNTNTAVYIGVVYAYLPFMVLPLYANLVKHDGSLLEAAQDLGSSNFNNFWKITVPLAKNGIIAGCMLVFIPVVGEFVIPELLGGPETLMIGRVLWQEFFNNRDWPVASALAVVMLLILIVPILLFNRSQAKEMEARG; via the coding sequence GTGCCCAGCGGGCGAAAACTGGTCATTGGCATCCCGTTCATCTGGCTGTTCCTGTTCTTCATGCTGCCGTTCTTTCTGGTGATGAAGATCAGTTTCTCGGAAGCCGCGCTGTCGATCCCGCCGTACTCGGAGATCTACACCTACGCCGAACAGAAATTCCAGCTGCTGCTGAACATCGGCAACTACACCATGCTCGGCGAAGACGAGCTGTACCTGTCGGCCTACCTCGGTTCGCTGAAGGTCGCGGCGCTGAGCACGATGATGTGCCTGCTGATCGGTTTCCCGATGGCCTACGCGATCACCAAGACCGGCAAGGAAACCCAAAACGTCCTGCTGCTTTTGATCATGATGCCGACCTGGACCGCGATCCTGATCCGCGTTTACGCGTGGATGGGCATCCTCAGCAACAACGGTTTGCTTAACGCATTTCTGATGTGGACGGGACTCACCGATCACCCGATCGAGATCCTCAACACCAACACGGCGGTCTATATAGGGGTCGTGTACGCGTATTTGCCGTTCATGGTATTGCCGCTGTACGCCAACCTCGTCAAGCACGATGGCAGCTTGCTGGAAGCCGCGCAGGATCTCGGTTCGAGCAACTTCAACAACTTCTGGAAAATCACCGTGCCGCTGGCCAAGAACGGGATTATTGCCGGCTGCATGCTGGTATTCATTCCGGTGGTCGGTGAGTTCGTGATTCCGGAACTGCTCGGTGGCCCGGAGACGCTGATGATCGGTCGCGTGCTGTGGCAAGAGTTCTTCAATAACCGCGACTGGCCGGTGGCGTCTGCGCTGGCGGTGGTGATGCTGTTGATCCTGATTGTGCCGATTCTGCTGTTCAACCGCAGCCAGGCCAAAGAGATGGAGGCACGGGGATGA
- a CDS encoding aldehyde dehydrogenase produces the protein MTTTRNDWEQRFQSLTIEARAFINGEYRPAISGDTFECLSPVDGRFLASVASTDEADANLAVEVARQSFESGIWAKKAPAERKRILIRFADLILQNQEELALLETLDMGKPISDSMSIDIPATANAIRWSAEAIDKIYDEVAATPHDQLGLVTREPSGVVAAIVPWNFPLIMASWKFAPALAAGNSFILKPSEKSPLTAIRIAQLALDAGIPKGVFNVLPGFGHTVGKALALHMDVDVLAFTGSTAIAKQLMIYAGQSNMKRVWLEAGGKSPNVVFADAPDLRAAAQAAAGAIAFNQGEVCTAGSRLLVERSIREQFIPLLVEALQAWKPGHSLDPATTVGAVVDQRQLDNVLRYISIGREQGAELIAGGQRTLEETGGLYVQPALFDGVTNAMTIAQEEIFGPVLSLITFDTAEEALQIANDSIFGLAAGVWTSNLSKAHTFARGLRAGSVWVNQYDGGDMTAPFGGFKQSGNGRDKSLHAFDKYTELKATWIKL, from the coding sequence ATGACAACGACCCGCAACGACTGGGAACAACGCTTCCAGTCCCTGACCATCGAAGCCCGCGCGTTCATCAACGGTGAATACCGCCCGGCCATCAGTGGCGACACGTTCGAATGCCTGAGCCCCGTCGACGGCCGTTTCCTCGCCTCCGTGGCCAGCACCGATGAAGCCGATGCCAACCTCGCCGTCGAAGTCGCGCGCCAGTCTTTCGAGTCCGGCATCTGGGCGAAAAAAGCCCCGGCCGAGCGCAAGCGCATCCTGATCCGCTTCGCCGATCTGATCCTGCAGAACCAGGAAGAACTGGCGCTGCTGGAAACCCTCGACATGGGTAAACCGATCAGCGATTCGATGAGCATCGATATCCCGGCGACCGCCAACGCGATCCGCTGGAGCGCCGAAGCCATCGACAAGATCTACGACGAAGTCGCCGCCACACCGCATGATCAACTCGGCCTCGTCACTCGCGAGCCATCCGGCGTGGTCGCGGCCATCGTGCCGTGGAACTTCCCGCTGATCATGGCCAGCTGGAAATTCGCCCCGGCACTGGCGGCGGGCAATTCGTTTATTCTGAAACCTTCGGAAAAATCGCCGCTGACGGCGATCCGCATCGCGCAGTTGGCGCTGGATGCCGGCATTCCGAAAGGCGTGTTCAACGTCCTGCCAGGCTTCGGCCACACCGTCGGCAAAGCGTTGGCGTTGCACATGGACGTCGACGTGCTGGCCTTCACCGGCTCCACGGCGATTGCCAAGCAACTGATGATTTATGCAGGCCAAAGCAACATGAAACGCGTCTGGCTCGAAGCAGGGGGCAAGAGCCCGAACGTGGTGTTTGCCGACGCACCGGATTTGCGCGCGGCAGCACAAGCGGCGGCCGGCGCCATTGCCTTCAACCAGGGCGAAGTCTGCACTGCCGGTTCGCGCTTGCTGGTCGAGCGCTCGATCCGCGAGCAATTCATTCCGCTGTTGGTGGAAGCGCTGCAAGCATGGAAACCGGGTCATTCACTCGATCCGGCGACCACCGTCGGTGCCGTGGTCGATCAGCGTCAACTCGACAATGTGCTGCGCTACATCAGCATCGGTCGCGAGCAGGGCGCCGAGCTGATCGCCGGCGGCCAACGCACCCTCGAAGAAACCGGTGGCCTCTATGTGCAACCGGCGCTGTTCGACGGCGTGACCAACGCGATGACCATCGCCCAGGAAGAAATCTTCGGCCCGGTGCTGTCGCTGATCACCTTCGACACCGCTGAAGAAGCGCTGCAGATCGCCAACGACAGCATCTTCGGCCTCGCCGCCGGTGTATGGACCAGCAACCTCAGCAAGGCGCACACCTTCGCCCGTGGCCTGCGTGCCGGCAGCGTCTGGGTCAACCAGTACGACGGCGGCGACATGACCGCACCGTTCGGTGGCTTCAAACAGTCGGGCAACGGTCGCGACAAATCGCTGCACGCGTTCGACAAGTACACCGAGCTGAAAGCGACCTGGATCAAGCTCTGA
- a CDS encoding L-lactate permease, protein MVWQQIYDPFGNPVISTLMAAVPVVVMLAALAFFHVKAHLAALLALASALLISIFAFGMPASMAGSAALFGAANGLLPIGWIVLNIIFLHRLTTENGSFKVLQDSLARITDDRRLQLLLIAFCFGAFFEGAAGFGTPVAVTGAILIGLGFSPLAASGLALIANTAPVAFGALGTPIITLAKVTGLDEMELSMMVGRQLPFFSVLVPFWLIWAFAGWRKMLEIWPAILVAGVSFAIPQFLVSNYHGPMLVDVIAALISMACLTLFLKVWKPATIHTSAALSGRVDNSKVDEEKITASAAFSDQARPAVMRAWMPWIILTVFVFAWGTQGFKNMFDTRPAIDPVTHSAKLDPQGKPLREANPIFAPAVTFTSLHLQIEKVPPVVAAPKAEEAVYKFTWLTATGSGILLAAIVGGLLMGYSIPQLIKQYLRTLWVVRFSLITIAAMLALGFLTRYSGLDATMGLAFAATGIFYPMFGTLLGWLGVALTGSDTASNVLFGGLQRVTSEQLGISPVLMAAANSSGGVMGKMVDAQSIVVASTATRWYGHEGEILRYVFFHSIVLAILVGGLVTLQAYVAPFTSMVVGGH, encoded by the coding sequence ATGGTCTGGCAGCAAATTTACGACCCGTTCGGCAACCCGGTGATCTCCACGCTCATGGCCGCCGTACCGGTGGTGGTGATGCTCGCGGCGCTGGCGTTCTTCCACGTCAAGGCGCATCTCGCGGCGCTGCTGGCGCTGGCGTCCGCCCTGCTGATTTCGATTTTTGCCTTCGGCATGCCGGCGAGCATGGCCGGCTCAGCGGCGTTGTTTGGCGCGGCCAATGGCTTGTTGCCGATCGGCTGGATCGTCCTCAACATCATCTTCCTGCATCGCCTTACCACCGAGAACGGCTCGTTTAAAGTGCTGCAGGATTCTCTCGCGCGCATCACCGATGACCGTCGTTTGCAGTTGCTGCTGATCGCGTTTTGCTTCGGTGCGTTTTTCGAAGGTGCGGCGGGGTTCGGTACGCCGGTGGCGGTGACCGGGGCGATTCTGATCGGTCTCGGTTTTTCGCCGCTGGCCGCGTCCGGTCTGGCGCTGATCGCCAACACCGCCCCAGTCGCATTCGGCGCGCTAGGCACGCCGATCATCACGCTGGCCAAAGTCACCGGGCTGGATGAAATGGAGCTGTCGATGATGGTCGGTCGGCAGTTGCCGTTTTTCTCGGTGCTGGTGCCGTTCTGGTTGATCTGGGCGTTTGCCGGTTGGCGCAAGATGCTGGAGATCTGGCCAGCGATTCTGGTGGCGGGCGTCAGCTTCGCGATCCCGCAATTTCTGGTATCTAACTACCACGGGCCGATGCTGGTGGATGTGATCGCCGCGCTGATTTCCATGGCCTGCCTGACGCTGTTCTTGAAGGTGTGGAAACCGGCGACCATTCACACCTCCGCTGCGCTTTCGGGGCGTGTCGACAACTCCAAGGTCGATGAAGAAAAAATCACTGCCAGCGCCGCGTTCAGCGATCAGGCGCGCCCGGCGGTGATGCGCGCATGGATGCCATGGATCATCCTCACCGTGTTTGTGTTTGCCTGGGGCACGCAGGGCTTCAAGAATATGTTCGACACCCGGCCCGCCATTGATCCGGTAACCCACTCGGCCAAGCTCGACCCGCAGGGCAAGCCGCTGCGTGAGGCCAACCCGATTTTCGCCCCGGCAGTGACGTTCACCAGCCTGCACCTGCAAATCGAAAAAGTGCCTCCCGTGGTTGCCGCGCCGAAAGCGGAAGAAGCGGTGTACAAATTCACTTGGCTGACCGCCACCGGCAGCGGGATCTTGCTGGCGGCGATTGTCGGCGGTTTGCTGATGGGTTATTCGATTCCGCAACTGATCAAGCAGTATCTGCGCACGTTGTGGGTGGTGCGGTTTTCGCTGATTACCATCGCGGCGATGCTGGCGCTGGGGTTCCTCACGCGCTACTCGGGACTCGACGCGACCATGGGCCTGGCGTTCGCGGCGACGGGGATTTTCTATCCGATGTTCGGCACCTTGCTCGGTTGGCTGGGTGTGGCGTTGACCGGTTCGGATACGGCGTCGAACGTTCTGTTTGGCGGGTTGCAGCGGGTCACCTCGGAACAGCTCGGCATCAGTCCGGTGCTGATGGCGGCGGCGAACAGCTCTGGCGGGGTGATGGGCAAAATGGTCGATGCGCAATCGATTGTGGTCGCCTCCACCGCGACCCGCTGGTATGGGCATGAGGGCGAGATTCTGCGCTATGTGTTCTTCCACTCGATCGTGTTGGCGATTCTGGTCGGTGGGCTGGTGACGTTGCAGGCGTATGTGGCGCCGTTTACTTCGATGGTGGTGGGCGGGCATTAG
- a CDS encoding ABC transporter ATP-binding protein has translation MANASSTYRKALEGHQQPKKVLVKVDRVTKKFDETVAVDDVSLEIHQGEIFALLGGSGSGKSTLLRMLAGFERPTEGRILLDGVDITDMPPYERPINMMFQSYALFPHMTVAQNIAFGLKQDRLPAGEIDARVDEMLRLVHMTQYAKRRPHQLSGGQRQRVALARSLAKRPKLLLLDEPMGALDKKLRSQMQLELVQIIERVGVTCVMVTHDQEEAMTMAERIAIMHLGWIAQIGSPVDIYEAPVSRMVCEFIGNVNAFDGTVVEDLEGHAIIHSPDLQQKIYVGHGVSTSVQDKSVTYAIRPEKMLVSTTQPEFRYNWSEGKVHDIAYLGGHSVFYVELPGGKIVQSFMANAERRGARPTWDDKVYVWWEDDSGVVLRS, from the coding sequence ATGGCAAACGCCTCCAGCACTTACAGGAAGGCACTTGAAGGTCATCAGCAACCGAAAAAGGTGCTGGTGAAAGTCGATCGTGTCACCAAGAAGTTCGACGAAACCGTGGCCGTGGACGATGTGTCCCTGGAGATCCATCAGGGCGAAATCTTCGCCCTGCTCGGTGGCTCCGGTTCGGGCAAATCGACCCTGCTGCGCATGCTCGCCGGTTTCGAGCGGCCGACCGAAGGGCGGATTCTGCTCGACGGCGTGGACATCACCGACATGCCACCGTACGAGCGGCCGATCAACATGATGTTCCAGTCCTACGCGCTGTTCCCACACATGACCGTCGCGCAGAACATCGCCTTCGGCCTCAAGCAGGACCGTTTGCCCGCCGGCGAAATCGACGCCCGTGTCGATGAAATGCTGCGTCTGGTGCATATGACTCAATACGCCAAACGCCGTCCGCACCAGTTGTCCGGTGGCCAGCGTCAGCGCGTCGCCCTCGCCCGCTCGCTGGCCAAGCGTCCGAAGCTGTTGCTGCTCGACGAGCCGATGGGCGCGCTGGACAAAAAGCTGCGTTCGCAGATGCAACTGGAACTGGTGCAGATCATCGAACGCGTCGGCGTGACCTGCGTGATGGTGACCCACGACCAGGAAGAGGCCATGACCATGGCCGAGCGCATCGCGATCATGCACCTCGGTTGGATCGCTCAGATCGGCAGCCCGGTCGACATTTATGAAGCGCCGGTCAGCCGCATGGTTTGCGAGTTCATCGGCAACGTGAACGCCTTCGACGGCACCGTGGTGGAAGACCTTGAAGGCCACGCGATCATCCACAGCCCGGACTTGCAGCAGAAGATCTACGTCGGTCACGGCGTCAGCACCTCGGTGCAGGACAAGTCGGTCACCTACGCGATCCGTCCGGAAAAAATGCTCGTCAGCACCACCCAACCCGAGTTCCGCTACAACTGGTCCGAAGGCAAGGTGCATGACATCGCCTACCTCGGCGGTCACTCGGTGTTCTACGTCGAATTGCCCGGCGGCAAAATCGTCCAGTCGTTCATGGCCAACGCCGAACGCCGTGGCGCGCGCCCGACCTGGGACGACAAGGTCTACGTCTGGTGGGAAGACGACAGCGGCGTGGTACTGCGCTCATGA
- the thpR gene encoding RNA 2',3'-cyclic phosphodiesterase, whose amino-acid sequence MTDEAKRLFFALDCPPAQRKAIAQWRADLGLRTGKPVPADNFHLTLLFLGAVPLAQINEVCEAAGQVRTPGEPLKIALDRLQVWHRAGVLSLAPEQAPPALLRLVYALEQAMLPFGFEEPSREFRPHLTLARDYRAPEPESATPPEFFLRAERFALFESHKGRYRILQDWSLI is encoded by the coding sequence ATGACCGATGAAGCGAAGCGACTGTTTTTCGCCCTCGATTGCCCGCCGGCGCAGCGCAAGGCGATTGCACAATGGCGAGCAGATCTGGGCTTGAGAACCGGGAAACCGGTGCCTGCGGATAATTTTCATCTGACGTTGCTGTTCCTTGGCGCGGTGCCATTGGCGCAGATCAATGAAGTCTGTGAAGCGGCCGGGCAAGTGCGCACGCCGGGTGAGCCATTGAAGATTGCGCTGGATCGTTTGCAGGTCTGGCATCGCGCCGGGGTGTTGTCGCTCGCGCCGGAGCAGGCACCGCCGGCGTTACTGCGCCTGGTCTACGCGCTGGAACAGGCGATGTTGCCGTTCGGCTTTGAGGAGCCGTCTCGCGAGTTTCGCCCGCACCTGACCCTGGCCCGCGACTACCGTGCGCCGGAACCGGAATCCGCCACGCCGCCGGAGTTTTTCCTGCGTGCAGAACGTTTTGCCTTGTTCGAATCGCACAAGGGTCGTTATCGCATTCTGCAAGATTGGTCGCTGATCTGA
- a CDS encoding polyamine ABC transporter substrate-binding protein, with protein MKMFGRTLLTLSLMGAIVMGAQANDKVLRVYNWSDYIAPDTVKKFEDETGIRVTYDVFDSNETLEARLLAGKSGYDLVVPSNSFLAKQIKAGVYQTLDKSKLPNWKNLNPVLLKNAAASDPDNAHAFPYMWGSIGIGFNPAKVKEVLGANAPTNSWDLLFKPENAEKLKACGISFLDSPTEMIPAALHYLGYPVNDKDAAHIKEAEALFMKIRPNVAYFHSSKYISDLANGNICVAVGYSGDVLQAKARAVESGNNVVIDYSIPKEGAGSFYDMVAIPRDAANVENAYLFMDFLMRPDIIAEITNSNGYSNANAAATPLVDEAIRNDPGSYPSQAVMATLYAVPDQPIATQRIMTRGWTRVKLGK; from the coding sequence ATGAAAATGTTTGGCAGGACTCTGCTGACACTGTCCTTAATGGGCGCAATCGTCATGGGCGCCCAGGCCAACGACAAGGTGCTGCGTGTTTACAACTGGTCCGATTACATCGCGCCGGACACCGTCAAGAAATTCGAAGACGAGACCGGCATCCGCGTGACCTACGACGTCTTCGACAGCAACGAGACCCTTGAGGCGCGCTTGCTGGCGGGCAAATCCGGCTACGACCTGGTCGTGCCGTCGAACAGTTTCCTGGCCAAGCAGATCAAGGCCGGCGTCTATCAGACGCTGGACAAATCGAAGCTGCCAAACTGGAAGAATCTCAACCCGGTGCTGCTGAAAAACGCCGCCGCCAGTGATCCGGACAACGCCCACGCGTTCCCGTACATGTGGGGCTCGATCGGCATCGGTTTCAACCCGGCCAAGGTCAAGGAAGTGCTCGGCGCCAATGCCCCGACCAATTCCTGGGACTTGCTGTTCAAGCCGGAAAACGCTGAAAAACTCAAAGCCTGCGGCATCAGTTTCCTCGACTCGCCGACCGAAATGATCCCGGCCGCCCTGCACTACCTGGGCTACCCGGTGAACGACAAGGACGCCGCGCACATCAAGGAAGCCGAGGCGCTGTTTATGAAGATCCGCCCGAACGTGGCGTACTTCCATTCCTCGAAATACATCTCCGATCTGGCCAACGGCAACATTTGCGTCGCGGTCGGTTACTCCGGTGACGTGCTGCAGGCCAAGGCCCGCGCCGTGGAATCGGGCAACAACGTGGTGATCGACTACAGCATTCCCAAGGAAGGCGCCGGCAGTTTCTACGACATGGTCGCGATCCCGCGTGATGCCGCCAACGTCGAGAACGCTTACCTGTTCATGGACTTCCTGATGCGTCCGGACATCATCGCCGAGATTACCAACAGCAACGGCTACAGCAACGCCAACGCGGCGGCTACGCCATTGGTGGATGAAGCGATCCGCAACGACCCGGGTTCGTACCCGTCGCAAGCGGTGATGGCGACGCTGTATGCGGTGCCGGATCAGCCGATTGCCACGCAGCGAATCATGACCCGTGGCTGGACCCGGGTGAAGCTCGGTAAATAA